Proteins encoded within one genomic window of Longimicrobium sp.:
- a CDS encoding YraN family protein — translation MTELRRAGTTNKPLGDRGEQLAADYLARGGWTILHRNFRLGHREVDLVARRGEVVAFVEVKTRAGLGYGHPLESITAKKRREVQQVAAAWVERHGKDGDVYRFDAVSVLVRAGGEPVIEHVEDAWRMT, via the coding sequence GTGACGGAGCTTCGCCGCGCGGGGACCACCAACAAGCCGCTGGGCGACCGGGGCGAGCAGCTCGCGGCCGACTACCTGGCGCGCGGCGGCTGGACGATCCTGCACCGCAACTTCCGCCTGGGCCACCGGGAGGTCGACCTCGTCGCGCGCCGCGGCGAGGTCGTGGCGTTCGTGGAGGTGAAGACGCGCGCCGGCCTCGGCTACGGCCACCCGCTGGAGTCGATCACCGCGAAGAAGCGCCGCGAGGTCCAGCAGGTAGCCGCCGCCTGGGTGGAGCGCCACGGGAAGGACGGCGACGTCTACCGGTTCGACGCCGTCTCGGTGCTGGTGCGCGCCGGCGGCGAGCCCGTCATCGAGCACGTGGAGGACGCCTGGCGGATGACGTAG
- the aroF gene encoding 3-deoxy-7-phosphoheptulonate synthase, protein MLVVMRHDATPEQVQAVVNVITEMGYEARPMPGKQRTAVGLVGNDGKVNADRIEALPGVLEIIHVTQPYKQVSREWRDEPTIIELDNGTRIGSEQVAVMAGPCSVESEEQIVGIAHRLREAGATILRGGAFKPRTSPYSFQGMGEAGLKLLARAREETGLAVVTEALDEESLALVAKYADIIQIGARNMQNFSLLRRAGRTGKPILLKRGMAATVKDLLLSAEYILAEGNGKVILCERGVRGFDTHTRNLLDLTAIPVVKSLSHLPIIADPSHGTGLRAKVIPMARAAVAAGADGLMIEVHPDPERALSDGAQSLFPGQFEELMEQIAVIAEAIGRELSPSLTGRPVRAVV, encoded by the coding sequence AACGTGATTACCGAAATGGGATACGAGGCCCGGCCGATGCCGGGGAAGCAGCGCACCGCCGTGGGCCTGGTGGGCAACGACGGCAAGGTGAACGCCGACCGCATCGAGGCGCTCCCCGGCGTGCTGGAGATCATCCACGTCACGCAGCCGTACAAGCAGGTCTCGCGCGAGTGGCGCGACGAGCCCACCATCATCGAGCTGGACAACGGCACCCGCATCGGCAGCGAGCAGGTGGCGGTGATGGCGGGGCCCTGCTCGGTGGAGTCCGAGGAGCAGATCGTGGGCATCGCGCACCGGCTGCGCGAGGCGGGCGCCACCATCCTGCGCGGCGGCGCCTTCAAGCCCCGCACCTCGCCGTACTCGTTCCAGGGGATGGGCGAGGCCGGGCTCAAGCTGCTGGCCAGGGCGCGCGAGGAGACGGGCCTGGCCGTGGTCACCGAGGCGCTGGACGAGGAGAGCCTGGCGCTGGTGGCGAAGTACGCCGACATCATCCAGATCGGCGCGCGCAACATGCAGAACTTCTCGCTCCTGCGCCGCGCGGGCCGCACGGGGAAGCCGATCCTGCTCAAGCGCGGGATGGCCGCCACGGTGAAGGACCTGCTCCTGAGCGCCGAGTACATCCTGGCGGAAGGGAACGGGAAGGTGATCCTCTGCGAGCGCGGGGTGCGCGGCTTCGACACGCACACGCGCAACCTGCTGGACCTCACCGCCATCCCCGTGGTCAAGTCGCTCTCGCACCTGCCGATCATCGCCGACCCGAGCCACGGCACGGGCCTGCGCGCCAAGGTGATCCCCATGGCGCGCGCGGCGGTGGCCGCCGGGGCCGACGGGCTGATGATCGAGGTGCACCCCGACCCCGAGCGCGCGCTCTCCGACGGCGCCCAGTCGCTCTTCCCGGGGCAGTTCGAGGAGCTGATGGAGCAGATCGCGGTGATCGCCGAGGCGATCGGGCGCGAGCTGTCGCCGTCGCTCACCGGGCGGCCGGTGCGGGCGGTGGTGTGA